From a single Syngnathus scovelli strain Florida chromosome 2, RoL_Ssco_1.2, whole genome shotgun sequence genomic region:
- the plch2a gene encoding 1-phosphatidylinositol 4,5-bisphosphate phosphodiesterase eta-2a isoform X7 produces MEGCVCINPMMRWFHSDRPSKIRIYITWNKIRKLRSKSHFGLLFEKSASKCRSGKSKKGKPGGCVEKCMSSMQMGTQMVKLRGSSKGLVRFFYLDEHKSCIRWRPSRKNEKAKISIDSIREVCEGKQSEIFQRYSEGSFDPNCCFTLYYGEHMESLDLVSGTGEEARTWITGLKYLMAGISDEDSLAKRQRTRDQWLKQTFTEADKNGDGSLSISEVLQLLHKLNVNLPRQKVKQMFKEADTDDNQGTLGFEEFCSFYKMMSTRRDLYLLMLTYSNHKDHLDTDDLTRFLEIEQKMTKVSKDHCLEIINKFEPCSENQKQAVLGIDGFTNYMRSPAGDIFNPDHYSVNQDMSQPLCNYFIASSHNTYLMGDQLMSQSRVDMYAWVLQAGCRCVEVDCWDGQDGEPIVHHGYTLTSKILFKDVIETINKYAFVKNDFPVILSIENHCSVPQQKKMAQYLIDILGDKLDVSNIKAEDSGWLPSPENLKGKILVKGKKLPPNIDENAEEGDVSDEDSADEMEDDCKLMNGDMSANRKQVENMAKKKLDNLMKESKIRDREDPDSFTIAALPPAGQLNETDSKVTVTSDEANTSSNKRTGHSFMENFSKRKKKNAKLKKTSSLEDTDTDQESSSSASRAPLHHNKKKKTMKLSRALSDLVKYTCSVGLYDVEAQVNCNWQVSSLSETKAHHLMQQKASSFNHFNQRQLSRIYPSSYRVDSSNFNPQPFWNAGCQFVALNYQSEGRVLQLNRAKFYSNGNCGFILKPKCMCEGAFNPNAEDPLPGQMKKQLVLKIISGQQLPKPKDSMLGDRGEIIDPFVEVEIIGLPVDCSKEQTRVVDDNGFNPMWEETLVFTVHMPELALVRFLVWDHDPIGQDFIGQRTIAFNSMMPGYRHVYLEGMEEASIFVHVAVHDITGKAKAASGIKGLFHRSPKQASLDSHAAAQHSRKQPFGAHLLRRTASAPTKGQPKVKKGLPEITINTKDCNSEGASEDRESEDKASASSSHQPTPPQLRNGESTSSRQANGQWEHPDTNGTFHAEGKDCSTAPLPFPAQNSGDAKTTHSICSATIPEDIFSSQHSSSLLPLPSTPQNAESHLTANSNGLSNSPNLENNKPKSLTRAVPLPVTSPEQNIEMECTRGPQRVSNTQSSSGRAESQREHLQALPDQTNNQVKSEPRLEISATVAHVEIPAAVSQTADADGADSNVSSHTLVRRTKSDGHVRARAQSVTPQVRTDATLNDRLWSKLESSSPRGSLSSSSSISSSDTVIDSPLTDLARKCPAKTSDPHCNYSALTSFESLQVNRSKSNPNLPQIEYSTSPLLQQRPASPVDPTSRLPQRRHTWNRLFMEGLKQSSARTSSARTSSARTSTARTSSTSPTASPVSLSKSLGDLTSDDITCNFDSKYRSISRSFIVRSTRNHPRKGIPGKARPNSDLTERLRKLTDVEPLKASDFETRASEHQDESVDEPQSIRRSSSRSQSRVRYIANRAKQAQERQRIRSFIQSRTDNINGSCPIEERGNPEGACCIARSPCASPNMVSLPTSFGRHLPASPENSEVFLNLDFRDWIP; encoded by the exons ATGGAAGGCTGTGTATGTATCAACCCAATGATGCGTTGGTTTCACAGCGACAGGCCGTCGAAAATTCGCATATACATTACTTGGAACAAAATCAGAAAACTGCgcagtaaatcgcattttggccTACTTTTTGAAAAGAGCGCTTCAAAATGTCGATCTGGAAAAAGCAAAAAAGGCAAACCTGGTGGTTGTG tggAGAAATGTATGAGCTCCATGCAGATGGGTACCCAGATGGTGAAGCTTCGTGGCAGCTCCAAGGGACTGGTGCGCTTCTTCTATCTGGACGAACACAAATCCTGCATCCGCTGGAGGCCATCGCGCAAGAATGAAAAAGCTAAGA TCTCGATTGATTCCATACGGGAAGTGTGTGAGGGCAAACAGTCTGAGATCTTCCAGCGTTATTCTGAGGGCAGCTTTGACCCCAACTGTTGCTTCACCTTGTACTACGGAGAGCACATGGAGTCACTTGATCTGGTGTCTGGTACCGGTGAGGAAGCGCGGACTTGGATCACAGGCCTGAAGTACCTGATGGCTGGTATCAGTGACGAGGACAGCCTGGCCAAGAGGCAACGTACTCGAGACCA GTGGCTCAAACAGACCTTCACAGAGGCTGATAAGAATGGCGATGGGAGTTTAAGTATCAGCGAAGTCCTCCAGCTTCTGCATAAACTCAACGTCAACCTTCCTCGGCAAAAGGTCAAACAGATGTTTAAG gaggccgacactgatgacaaccAAGGAACACTGGGATTTGAAGAGTTTTGTTCCTTCTACAAAATGATGTCGACTCGCCGAGACCTGTACCTCCTCATGCTCACCTACAGCAACCACAAAGACCACCTTGATACAGATGACCTGACCAGGTTCTTAGAAATTGAGCAGAAG ATGACCAAAGTGAGCAAGGACCATTGTCTGGAGATTATCAACAAATTTGAGCCGTGTTCAGAGAACCAAAAGCAAGCCGTTTTGGGAATTGATG GGTTTACAAATTACATGCGCAGCCCCGCAGGCGATATCTTCAACCCGGATCACTACAGTGTTAACCAGGACATGAGCCAGCCGCTGTGCAACTACTTCATCGCTTCCTCGCACAACACGTACCTGATGGGAGACCAGCTGATGTCCCAGTCCAGAGTGGACATGTATGCCTGGGTGCTGCAGGCCGGCTGCCGCTGTGTTGAGG TGGACTGCTGGGATGGTCAGGATGGCGAGCCAATTGTTCATCACGGCTACACTCTTACCTCCAAGATCCTCTTCAAAGATGTTATTGAAACCATCAACAAATATGCCTTTGTCAAGAATGA TTTCCCGGTCATCCTGTCCATAGAGAACCACTGCAGTGTCCCTCAACAAAAAAAGATGGCTCAGTACCTCATTGATATTCTGGGAGACAAACTCGACGTTTCCAACATCAAAGCGGAAGATTCTGGTTGGCTCCCCTCACCGGAGAACCTTAAGGGGAAGATCCTTGTTAAA GGTAAAAAGTTGCCTCCAAACATCGATGAAAACGCAGAGGAGGGTGACGTGTCGGACGAAGACAGTGCAGATGAGATGGAGGATGACTGCAAGCTGATGAATGGAGAC ATGTCAGCCAACAGGAAACAAGTCGAGAACATGGCGAAGAAAAAGCTAGACAACCTGATGAAAGAGTCCAAGATTCGAGATAGAGAAGACCCGGACAGTTTTACCATCGCTGCACTTCCACCTGCTGGGCAGTTAAATGAAACTGACTCAAAG GTGACGGTGACATCGGACGAggctaacaccagcagcaatAAGCGCACTGGCCACTCGTTCATGGAGAACTTTTCAAAACGCAAG aaaaaaaatgcaaagctgAAGAAGACCTCAAGCTTGGAAGACACAGATACGGACCAAGAAAGCTCCAGCAGTGCATCGCGAGCCCCCCTACATCACAACAA AAAGAAGAAAACCATGAAGTTATCCAGAGCTCTGTCTGACCTGGTCAAATACACATGCTCTGTGGGCCTCTATGACGTTGAAGCACAAG TCAACTGCAACTGGCAGGTTTCATCCTTAAGTGAAACCAAAGCCCATCATTTGATGCAGCAGAAAGCCAGCTCCTTCAACCATTTTAACCAGCGACAGCTCTCACGGATCTACCCGTCTTCTTATCGTGTGGATTCGTCAAACTTCAACCCTCAGCCCTTCTGGAACGCAGGCTGCCAATTTG TTGCACTCAACTACCAGTCGGAGGGTCGGGTGCTTCAGCTCAACAGAGCCAAATTCTACAGCAATGGCAACTGCGGCTTCATCCTCAAACCCAAATGCATGTGTGAAG GTGCCTTTAATCCCAATGCGGAGGATCCACTGCCCGGTCAAATGAAGAAACAACTTGTGTTGAAGATCATCAGTGGACAACAGCTACCCAAACCCAAAGACTCAATGTTGGGGGACAGAGGAGAG ATCATTGACCCTTTTGTGGAAGTGGAAATCATTGGCCTTCCGGTGGACTGCTCCAAGGAGCAAACTCGAGTGGTAGATGATAACG GTTTCAAcccgatgtgggaggaaactctgGTGTTTACAGTCCACATGCCAGAGCTGGCCCTCGTGCGTTTCCTCGTGTGGGACCACGACCCCATTGGTCAAGACTTCATTGGCCAGCGTACCATCGCCTTCAACAGCATGATGCCAG GTTATCGCCACGTCTACTTAGaaggtatggaggaggcttccaTCTTTGTTCATGTAGCTGTACATGACATCACCGGTAAG GCCAAAGCAGCCAGCGGCATAAAAGGCCTCTTTCACAGAAGTCCAAAGCAGGCCTCTCTAGACAGCCATGCTGCTGCACAGCACAGCCGTAAGCAACCCTTCGGTGCCCACCTCCTGCGGCGCACTGCCAGCGCACCCACCAAAGGTCAGCCCAAAGTCAAGAAGGGCCTCCCCGAGATCACCATTAACACCAAAGACTGCAACTCGGAGGGCGCAAGCGAGGACCGAGAGTCTGAGGACAAGGCCTCTGCCTCCTCCTCTCACCAGCCAACACCACCACAACTCCGCAACGGCGAGTCGACGTCATCTCGCCAAGCCAATGGCCAATGGGAACACCCCGACACCAATGGAACTTTTCACGCCGAGGGTAAAG ACTGCTCAACTGCTCCACTTCCATTTCCTGCACAAAATTCCGGGGATGCTAAGACGACACATTCCATCTGCTCTGCCACCATTCCTGAGGACATCTTTTCTTCCCAGCATTCTTCATCATTGCTTCCGTTACCCTCCACTCCACAGAATGCAGAATCACATTTGACGGCTAATTCAAACGGATTGTCCAACAGTCCGAATCTCGAAAACAACAAACCCAAATCACTTACTCgcgcagtgcctctcccagtaaCCTCTCCAGAACAAAACATCGAGATGGAGTGCACCCGAGGGCCCCAAAGAGTCTCAAATACTCAATCATCCTCGGGGCGCGCCGAAAGCCAGAGAGAACACTTGCAAGCTCTTCCGGACCAGACGAACAATCAAGTGAAGTCCGAGCCCAGACTAGAAATTTCTGCAACAGTAGCGCATGTCGAAATTCCTGCAGCTGTTTCTCAAACAGCCGATGCCGACGGAGCAGACAGCAATGTGTCATCACACACACTTGTACGAAGAACAAAAAGTGACGGCCATGTTCGAGCGAGGGCCCAGTCAGTAACACCACAAGTACGTACAGATGCAACTCTGAACGACCGTCTTTGGAGCAAGCTCGAGTCGAGTAGCCCTCGCGGCAGCTTGTCCTCGTCCTCCAGCATCTCTTCCAGCGACACCGTTATTGACTCGCCACTAACCGACCTGGCCAGGAAGTGTCCTGCCAAAACAAGCGACCCCCACTGCAACTATTCAGCGCTCACCTCCTTCGAAAGCCTGCAAGTCAACAGAAGCAAGTCGAACCCAAATCTTCCACAGATTGAGTATTCCACATCCCCCCTTCTCCAGCAACGTCCAGCATCTCCTGTTGACCCGACTAGTAGACTCCCTCAAAGACGACATACCTGGAATCGGCTCTTCATGGAAGGCCTCAAGCAGTCATCGGCCAGGACCTCATCGGCCAGGACCTCATCGGCCAGGACTTCAACAGCCAGGACTTCATCGACCTCTCCAACCGCATCGCCCGTGTCGCTATCCAAAAGCCTCGGGGATCTCACGTCGGATGATATTACTTGTAACTTTGACAGCAAGTACCGCAGCATCAGTCGGAGTTTCATCGTTAGATCAACCAGGAACCATCCTCGAAAGGGCATCCCGGGAAAAGCTCGACCAAACAGCGACCTGACAGAGCGACTACGGAAGCTAACTGATGTGGAGCCCCTAAAGGCGAGCGACTTTGAAACAAGAGCCAGCGAACACCAAGACGAATCTGTAGATGAGCCACAATCCATTCGTAGATCGTCTTCCAGAAGCCAAAGCAGGGTGCGATACATCGCCAATCGAGCCAAGCAGGCCCAGGAAAGGCAAAGGATCCGAAGTTTCATTCAAAGCCGCACTGATAACATCAACGGAAGTTGCCCCATTGAGGAGCGGGGCAACCCTGAAGGGGCATGTTGCATAGCAAGGAGCCCCTGTGCCAGCCCAAACATGGTCAGTCTGCCCACGTCTTTCGGCAGACACTTGCCTGCCTCTCCTGAAAACAGTGAGGTCTTTTTAAACTTGGACTTTCGTGACTGGATTCCTTAA
- the plch2a gene encoding 1-phosphatidylinositol 4,5-bisphosphate phosphodiesterase eta-2a isoform X1 translates to MSIHKKGNFLSIGPISSAMMCSAAVATVDIPGPPAKGAFSVKDKKMAESKSSYVVDEFFWIGSSIVAFSKWRLGYMVEKCMSSMQMGTQMVKLRGSSKGLVRFFYLDEHKSCIRWRPSRKNEKAKISIDSIREVCEGKQSEIFQRYSEGSFDPNCCFTLYYGEHMESLDLVSGTGEEARTWITGLKYLMAGISDEDSLAKRQRTRDQWLKQTFTEADKNGDGSLSISEVLQLLHKLNVNLPRQKVKQMFKEADTDDNQGTLGFEEFCSFYKMMSTRRDLYLLMLTYSNHKDHLDTDDLTRFLEIEQKMTKVSKDHCLEIINKFEPCSENQKQAVLGIDGFTNYMRSPAGDIFNPDHYSVNQDMSQPLCNYFIASSHNTYLMGDQLMSQSRVDMYAWVLQAGCRCVEVDCWDGQDGEPIVHHGYTLTSKILFKDVIETINKYAFVKNDFPVILSIENHCSVPQQKKMAQYLIDILGDKLDVSNIKAEDSGWLPSPENLKGKILVKGKKLPPNIDENAEEGDVSDEDSADEMEDDCKLMNGDMSANRKQVENMAKKKLDNLMKESKIRDREDPDSFTIAALPPAGQLNETDSKVTVTSDEANTSSNKRTGHSFMENFSKRKKKNAKLKKTSSLEDTDTDQESSSSASRAPLHHNKKKKTMKLSRALSDLVKYTCSVGLYDVEAQVNCNWQVSSLSETKAHHLMQQKASSFNHFNQRQLSRIYPSSYRVDSSNFNPQPFWNAGCQFVALNYQSEGRVLQLNRAKFYSNGNCGFILKPKCMCEGAFNPNAEDPLPGQMKKQLVLKIISGQQLPKPKDSMLGDRGEIIDPFVEVEIIGLPVDCSKEQTRVVDDNGFNPMWEETLVFTVHMPELALVRFLVWDHDPIGQDFIGQRTIAFNSMMPGYRHVYLEGMEEASIFVHVAVHDITGKAKAASGIKGLFHRSPKQASLDSHAAAQHSRKQPFGAHLLRRTASAPTKGQPKVKKGLPEITINTKDCNSEGASEDRESEDKASASSSHQPTPPQLRNGESTSSRQANGQWEHPDTNGTFHAEGKDCSTAPLPFPAQNSGDAKTTHSICSATIPEDIFSSQHSSSLLPLPSTPQNAESHLTANSNGLSNSPNLENNKPKSLTRAVPLPVTSPEQNIEMECTRGPQRVSNTQSSSGRAESQREHLQALPDQTNNQVKSEPRLEISATVAHVEIPAAVSQTADADGADSNVSSHTLVRRTKSDGHVRARAQSVTPQVRTDATLNDRLWSKLESSSPRGSLSSSSSISSSDTVIDSPLTDLARKCPAKTSDPHCNYSALTSFESLQVNRSKSNPNLPQIEYSTSPLLQQRPASPVDPTSRLPQRRHTWNRLFMEGLKQSSARTSSARTSSARTSTARTSSTSPTASPVSLSKSLGDLTSDDITCNFDSKYRSISRSFIVRSTRNHPRKGIPGKARPNSDLTERLRKLTDVEPLKASDFETRASEHQDESVDEPQSIRRSSSRSQSRVRYIANRAKQAQERQRIRSFIQSRTDNINGSCPIEERGNPEGACCIARSPCASPNMVSLPTSFGRHLPASPENSEVFLNLDFRDWIP, encoded by the exons ATGAGTATTCACAAGAAGGGCAACTTTTTGTCCATTGGCCCGATATCTTCGGCCATGATGTGCTCAGCTGCCGTGGCCACTGTTGACATACCCGGACCTCCAGCTAAAGGAGCCTTCTCCGTCAAAGACAAGAAAATGGCGGAATCTAAATCATCATATGTGGTGGATGAGTTCTTCTGGATAGGCAGCAGCATTGTGGCCTTCTCAAAGTGGAGGCTTGGCTACATGG tggAGAAATGTATGAGCTCCATGCAGATGGGTACCCAGATGGTGAAGCTTCGTGGCAGCTCCAAGGGACTGGTGCGCTTCTTCTATCTGGACGAACACAAATCCTGCATCCGCTGGAGGCCATCGCGCAAGAATGAAAAAGCTAAGA TCTCGATTGATTCCATACGGGAAGTGTGTGAGGGCAAACAGTCTGAGATCTTCCAGCGTTATTCTGAGGGCAGCTTTGACCCCAACTGTTGCTTCACCTTGTACTACGGAGAGCACATGGAGTCACTTGATCTGGTGTCTGGTACCGGTGAGGAAGCGCGGACTTGGATCACAGGCCTGAAGTACCTGATGGCTGGTATCAGTGACGAGGACAGCCTGGCCAAGAGGCAACGTACTCGAGACCA GTGGCTCAAACAGACCTTCACAGAGGCTGATAAGAATGGCGATGGGAGTTTAAGTATCAGCGAAGTCCTCCAGCTTCTGCATAAACTCAACGTCAACCTTCCTCGGCAAAAGGTCAAACAGATGTTTAAG gaggccgacactgatgacaaccAAGGAACACTGGGATTTGAAGAGTTTTGTTCCTTCTACAAAATGATGTCGACTCGCCGAGACCTGTACCTCCTCATGCTCACCTACAGCAACCACAAAGACCACCTTGATACAGATGACCTGACCAGGTTCTTAGAAATTGAGCAGAAG ATGACCAAAGTGAGCAAGGACCATTGTCTGGAGATTATCAACAAATTTGAGCCGTGTTCAGAGAACCAAAAGCAAGCCGTTTTGGGAATTGATG GGTTTACAAATTACATGCGCAGCCCCGCAGGCGATATCTTCAACCCGGATCACTACAGTGTTAACCAGGACATGAGCCAGCCGCTGTGCAACTACTTCATCGCTTCCTCGCACAACACGTACCTGATGGGAGACCAGCTGATGTCCCAGTCCAGAGTGGACATGTATGCCTGGGTGCTGCAGGCCGGCTGCCGCTGTGTTGAGG TGGACTGCTGGGATGGTCAGGATGGCGAGCCAATTGTTCATCACGGCTACACTCTTACCTCCAAGATCCTCTTCAAAGATGTTATTGAAACCATCAACAAATATGCCTTTGTCAAGAATGA TTTCCCGGTCATCCTGTCCATAGAGAACCACTGCAGTGTCCCTCAACAAAAAAAGATGGCTCAGTACCTCATTGATATTCTGGGAGACAAACTCGACGTTTCCAACATCAAAGCGGAAGATTCTGGTTGGCTCCCCTCACCGGAGAACCTTAAGGGGAAGATCCTTGTTAAA GGTAAAAAGTTGCCTCCAAACATCGATGAAAACGCAGAGGAGGGTGACGTGTCGGACGAAGACAGTGCAGATGAGATGGAGGATGACTGCAAGCTGATGAATGGAGAC ATGTCAGCCAACAGGAAACAAGTCGAGAACATGGCGAAGAAAAAGCTAGACAACCTGATGAAAGAGTCCAAGATTCGAGATAGAGAAGACCCGGACAGTTTTACCATCGCTGCACTTCCACCTGCTGGGCAGTTAAATGAAACTGACTCAAAG GTGACGGTGACATCGGACGAggctaacaccagcagcaatAAGCGCACTGGCCACTCGTTCATGGAGAACTTTTCAAAACGCAAG aaaaaaaatgcaaagctgAAGAAGACCTCAAGCTTGGAAGACACAGATACGGACCAAGAAAGCTCCAGCAGTGCATCGCGAGCCCCCCTACATCACAACAA AAAGAAGAAAACCATGAAGTTATCCAGAGCTCTGTCTGACCTGGTCAAATACACATGCTCTGTGGGCCTCTATGACGTTGAAGCACAAG TCAACTGCAACTGGCAGGTTTCATCCTTAAGTGAAACCAAAGCCCATCATTTGATGCAGCAGAAAGCCAGCTCCTTCAACCATTTTAACCAGCGACAGCTCTCACGGATCTACCCGTCTTCTTATCGTGTGGATTCGTCAAACTTCAACCCTCAGCCCTTCTGGAACGCAGGCTGCCAATTTG TTGCACTCAACTACCAGTCGGAGGGTCGGGTGCTTCAGCTCAACAGAGCCAAATTCTACAGCAATGGCAACTGCGGCTTCATCCTCAAACCCAAATGCATGTGTGAAG GTGCCTTTAATCCCAATGCGGAGGATCCACTGCCCGGTCAAATGAAGAAACAACTTGTGTTGAAGATCATCAGTGGACAACAGCTACCCAAACCCAAAGACTCAATGTTGGGGGACAGAGGAGAG ATCATTGACCCTTTTGTGGAAGTGGAAATCATTGGCCTTCCGGTGGACTGCTCCAAGGAGCAAACTCGAGTGGTAGATGATAACG GTTTCAAcccgatgtgggaggaaactctgGTGTTTACAGTCCACATGCCAGAGCTGGCCCTCGTGCGTTTCCTCGTGTGGGACCACGACCCCATTGGTCAAGACTTCATTGGCCAGCGTACCATCGCCTTCAACAGCATGATGCCAG GTTATCGCCACGTCTACTTAGaaggtatggaggaggcttccaTCTTTGTTCATGTAGCTGTACATGACATCACCGGTAAG GCCAAAGCAGCCAGCGGCATAAAAGGCCTCTTTCACAGAAGTCCAAAGCAGGCCTCTCTAGACAGCCATGCTGCTGCACAGCACAGCCGTAAGCAACCCTTCGGTGCCCACCTCCTGCGGCGCACTGCCAGCGCACCCACCAAAGGTCAGCCCAAAGTCAAGAAGGGCCTCCCCGAGATCACCATTAACACCAAAGACTGCAACTCGGAGGGCGCAAGCGAGGACCGAGAGTCTGAGGACAAGGCCTCTGCCTCCTCCTCTCACCAGCCAACACCACCACAACTCCGCAACGGCGAGTCGACGTCATCTCGCCAAGCCAATGGCCAATGGGAACACCCCGACACCAATGGAACTTTTCACGCCGAGGGTAAAG ACTGCTCAACTGCTCCACTTCCATTTCCTGCACAAAATTCCGGGGATGCTAAGACGACACATTCCATCTGCTCTGCCACCATTCCTGAGGACATCTTTTCTTCCCAGCATTCTTCATCATTGCTTCCGTTACCCTCCACTCCACAGAATGCAGAATCACATTTGACGGCTAATTCAAACGGATTGTCCAACAGTCCGAATCTCGAAAACAACAAACCCAAATCACTTACTCgcgcagtgcctctcccagtaaCCTCTCCAGAACAAAACATCGAGATGGAGTGCACCCGAGGGCCCCAAAGAGTCTCAAATACTCAATCATCCTCGGGGCGCGCCGAAAGCCAGAGAGAACACTTGCAAGCTCTTCCGGACCAGACGAACAATCAAGTGAAGTCCGAGCCCAGACTAGAAATTTCTGCAACAGTAGCGCATGTCGAAATTCCTGCAGCTGTTTCTCAAACAGCCGATGCCGACGGAGCAGACAGCAATGTGTCATCACACACACTTGTACGAAGAACAAAAAGTGACGGCCATGTTCGAGCGAGGGCCCAGTCAGTAACACCACAAGTACGTACAGATGCAACTCTGAACGACCGTCTTTGGAGCAAGCTCGAGTCGAGTAGCCCTCGCGGCAGCTTGTCCTCGTCCTCCAGCATCTCTTCCAGCGACACCGTTATTGACTCGCCACTAACCGACCTGGCCAGGAAGTGTCCTGCCAAAACAAGCGACCCCCACTGCAACTATTCAGCGCTCACCTCCTTCGAAAGCCTGCAAGTCAACAGAAGCAAGTCGAACCCAAATCTTCCACAGATTGAGTATTCCACATCCCCCCTTCTCCAGCAACGTCCAGCATCTCCTGTTGACCCGACTAGTAGACTCCCTCAAAGACGACATACCTGGAATCGGCTCTTCATGGAAGGCCTCAAGCAGTCATCGGCCAGGACCTCATCGGCCAGGACCTCATCGGCCAGGACTTCAACAGCCAGGACTTCATCGACCTCTCCAACCGCATCGCCCGTGTCGCTATCCAAAAGCCTCGGGGATCTCACGTCGGATGATATTACTTGTAACTTTGACAGCAAGTACCGCAGCATCAGTCGGAGTTTCATCGTTAGATCAACCAGGAACCATCCTCGAAAGGGCATCCCGGGAAAAGCTCGACCAAACAGCGACCTGACAGAGCGACTACGGAAGCTAACTGATGTGGAGCCCCTAAAGGCGAGCGACTTTGAAACAAGAGCCAGCGAACACCAAGACGAATCTGTAGATGAGCCACAATCCATTCGTAGATCGTCTTCCAGAAGCCAAAGCAGGGTGCGATACATCGCCAATCGAGCCAAGCAGGCCCAGGAAAGGCAAAGGATCCGAAGTTTCATTCAAAGCCGCACTGATAACATCAACGGAAGTTGCCCCATTGAGGAGCGGGGCAACCCTGAAGGGGCATGTTGCATAGCAAGGAGCCCCTGTGCCAGCCCAAACATGGTCAGTCTGCCCACGTCTTTCGGCAGACACTTGCCTGCCTCTCCTGAAAACAGTGAGGTCTTTTTAAACTTGGACTTTCGTGACTGGATTCCTTAA